One window of the Flavobacteriaceae bacterium YJPT1-3 genome contains the following:
- the prfA gene encoding peptide chain release factor 1, whose translation MLEKLQIVKQRFDEVSDLIIQPEIISDQKRYVALNKEYKDLKALMDEREKYIRQTNRQQEAEEIIADGSDAEMVEMAKMQLDEAKEALTSLEEKIRMMLVPKDPEDAKNVVMEIRAGTGGDEASIFAGDLYRMYSKYIENKGWKHSTIDFSEGTSGGFKEIQFEVTGEDVYGTLKYEAGVHRVQRVPQTETQGRVHTSAATVMVLPEAEEFDVEIDPKDVRIDFFCSSGPGGQSVNTTYSAVRLTHVPTGLVAQCQDQKSQHKNKEKAFRVLRSRLYDLELAKKQEEDAAKRSSQVSSGDRSAKIRTYNYPQGRVTDHRIGLTLYDLQNIIDGDIQRILDELQLVDNTEKLKATEESI comes from the coding sequence ATGCTCGAGAAATTACAAATAGTAAAACAACGCTTTGATGAAGTCAGTGATCTGATCATACAGCCTGAGATCATTAGTGATCAGAAGCGCTATGTGGCCTTGAATAAGGAATACAAAGACCTTAAAGCGCTTATGGATGAGCGTGAAAAATACATCAGACAAACTAACCGTCAGCAGGAGGCAGAAGAGATCATTGCCGATGGCAGTGATGCAGAAATGGTTGAAATGGCCAAAATGCAGTTGGATGAGGCTAAAGAGGCACTCACCAGCCTGGAAGAGAAGATCCGTATGATGTTGGTTCCTAAGGATCCCGAAGATGCCAAGAACGTGGTTATGGAGATCCGTGCCGGAACCGGAGGCGACGAGGCCAGTATTTTTGCCGGAGATCTTTACCGAATGTATAGCAAATACATTGAAAATAAAGGCTGGAAACACAGCACGATCGACTTTAGCGAAGGTACCAGTGGGGGCTTCAAAGAAATTCAGTTTGAGGTTACCGGAGAAGACGTGTACGGGACCCTGAAGTATGAGGCAGGCGTTCATCGCGTACAGCGTGTTCCGCAAACCGAAACCCAGGGTCGGGTGCACACCAGTGCGGCCACCGTAATGGTGTTGCCAGAAGCGGAGGAGTTTGACGTGGAGATCGATCCTAAGGACGTTCGGATTGACTTCTTCTGTTCTTCAGGACCCGGAGGCCAATCGGTGAATACCACCTATTCAGCAGTTCGTTTGACCCACGTGCCCACCGGCTTGGTCGCTCAGTGTCAGGACCAGAAATCACAACACAAGAATAAAGAAAAAGCATTTCGCGTGTTACGTTCGCGCCTCTACGATCTGGAATTGGCCAAAAAGCAAGAAGAAGATGCTGCTAAACGAAGCTCTCAGGTCAGCAGCGGGGACCGCTCTGCAAAAATCCGAACCTACAACTACCCGCAGGGTCGCGTGACCGATCACCGTATCGGACTTACGCTCTACGATCTTCAAAACATCATCGACGGAGATATTCAACGCATTCTGGATGAACTACAACTGGTTGACAATACGGAAAAGTTAAAGGCTACAGAAGAAAGTATTTAA
- the pyrF gene encoding orotidine-5'-phosphate decarboxylase translates to MTVEHLQQQIQVKKSFLVVGLDTDTDKIPEHLLNEEDPIFAFNQQIIDATAPYCVGYKPNTAFYEAYGLRGWKALQKTIDYLNQKYPDHFTIADAKRGDIGNTSTRYAAAFFNDLNFDSVTVAPYMGKDSVEPFLAFAGKFTILLALTSNPGAFDLQTQEIQGQPLYKKVLTVSRGWTHSDRLMYVVGATKAEFLQEIREIVPNAFLLVPGVGAQGGSLEEVCRYGMNDQVGLLVNSSRGIIYASQGRDFAKAAAEKAQGLQQQMEAILKASGLLE, encoded by the coding sequence ATGACCGTAGAACATTTGCAACAGCAAATCCAAGTCAAAAAGTCCTTTCTCGTGGTGGGATTGGATACAGATACCGACAAAATTCCCGAGCATTTGCTGAATGAAGAAGATCCCATTTTTGCCTTCAACCAACAAATTATCGATGCCACGGCTCCCTATTGCGTCGGGTATAAGCCCAATACAGCATTTTATGAGGCCTACGGCCTACGGGGCTGGAAAGCACTTCAAAAAACCATAGATTACCTCAATCAAAAGTATCCGGATCATTTTACCATTGCCGATGCCAAGCGCGGGGATATCGGAAATACTTCGACACGCTACGCTGCAGCTTTTTTTAATGATCTTAACTTTGATTCCGTAACGGTAGCGCCCTATATGGGAAAAGATTCGGTGGAACCCTTTCTCGCCTTTGCAGGAAAATTTACCATACTACTAGCCCTCACTTCCAATCCTGGGGCCTTTGATCTGCAGACCCAGGAAATTCAGGGTCAGCCCCTCTATAAAAAGGTGCTCACTGTTTCCAGGGGGTGGACGCACAGTGACCGACTCATGTATGTGGTGGGTGCCACCAAAGCTGAATTTTTACAAGAAATCCGGGAAATTGTTCCTAATGCATTCCTATTGGTGCCCGGAGTAGGAGCCCAGGGCGGAAGCCTGGAAGAGGTTTGCCGCTACGGAATGAACGATCAGGTGGGCTTATTGGTCAACTCGTCCCGAGGGATCATCTATGCTTCCCAGGGTCGCGATTTCGCGAAAGCGGCAGCAGAAAAAGCACAGGGTCTACAGCAGCAAATGGAGGCCATTCTCAAAGCATCCGGACTTCTTGAGTAG
- a CDS encoding helical backbone metal receptor, translated as MSSTLFVDQVAYPTLRKNGDQTNETPNSMAFIIKEPPQRIVSLVPSQTETLVDLGLEEQLVGLTKFCDAPQGLKQRKTVVGGTKQVHYDKIEALKPDIILCNKEENTRAMVEQLSTIAPVHCSEIIDFEDALELIIEYGHLFDRLKEAGALVDRIELAHKDFEAFVSDRELKQVAYLIWKDPLMAVGEKTFIQTMLTLAGFKNVLDDNTGRWMRYPEVAWKDLEQADYVFLSSEPFPFSEAKHFSWVEKNSRSKPVLVDGAYFSWYGSRMLVAFAYFKQLHQQIDCA; from the coding sequence TTGAGTAGTACGCTATTTGTCGATCAAGTTGCCTATCCTACCCTTCGCAAGAACGGAGATCAGACCAATGAGACTCCGAACTCCATGGCATTTATTATTAAGGAGCCACCACAGCGCATTGTTTCATTAGTGCCCAGCCAGACGGAAACGCTCGTCGATCTCGGTCTGGAGGAGCAATTGGTAGGCCTGACTAAATTTTGCGATGCTCCTCAAGGTCTTAAGCAACGAAAAACCGTGGTTGGAGGAACTAAACAAGTACATTACGATAAAATAGAGGCGCTAAAGCCCGATATCATTCTTTGTAATAAGGAGGAGAACACACGGGCTATGGTAGAACAACTCAGTACCATAGCTCCGGTGCATTGTTCAGAAATCATTGATTTTGAAGACGCGCTGGAACTCATCATTGAGTACGGCCATCTCTTTGACAGATTGAAAGAGGCTGGAGCGTTGGTGGATAGAATTGAACTGGCGCACAAGGACTTTGAAGCCTTTGTAAGTGATCGGGAGCTAAAACAAGTAGCCTATCTCATATGGAAAGATCCTCTCATGGCAGTTGGTGAAAAGACCTTTATCCAAACCATGCTCACTTTGGCTGGTTTTAAGAATGTCTTGGATGACAATACCGGAAGGTGGATGCGGTATCCTGAAGTTGCCTGGAAAGATCTGGAGCAGGCGGATTACGTTTTTCTTTCCTCAGAGCCCTTTCCTTTTTCCGAGGCAAAGCATTTTTCCTGGGTGGAAAAGAATAGCAGAAGCAAACCGGTTCTCGTTGACGGGGCCTACTTTTCGTGGTACGGCAGTCGTATGCTAGTAGCCTTTGCCTACTTTA